TTGTCCTCGAAGGGCACGGCTCCGTCGAGATAGCCGAAGGGACCGGCCTTGCCCGCGGCCGTCACCCCTGCCTGCGCACCGTCCAGCGAGCCGCTGTAGCCGCCGTTGACCGGGTGGTCCAGACCGACCTCGGGGCGTGCGTAGGTGTACGCGTCGACCTGCGGGATCGCGAAGGTCTTCTCGTACGAGACCAGGGCCGCGAGCTCAGCGGCGGCCACGCCGGCCGGGCTGTCGTTGGGCAGCACCACTGCCTGGAACTTGGCGCGTTGACGCCCGTCCACGGTGTCGGACAGGAAGCCCGCGTCGATCACAGGCCGGTTCGTCCGGGTGAGATCGAGCAGGGTGTACGGCGTTCCCGAACCGTCGAGTTCGGCGGCGATGGCCGCGGTGGCGGGCCCCCCGTCGTCCACCACCAGCACTTTCAGATCGATACGTGGTGACGGTGCCGCGACGGCTCCGGCGGCCGGTGCGGCGAGCGCCAGCAAGAGTGCACTCGCAGTGGACAAGGCAGCCGTGTGGACGGTGCGCCTCATGGTGTCTGTTCCTCCCCGGAAGGGCATGCCGGACGTCGGTCCGGCATGCCCTGGCCCCCCAGCGGTGGACGGTGCGCGTCTCGACGCCCCGCGTGTCCCGCTCTCTGTTGGATCACATAGTGGGGCGCGGTTTGGGGGAACTGTGTGGGCATTGTGAAACCTGGCGCAAAGTGGCTGCGTTGCTGCTGCGGGGGCGATGGGCGGATTGCGGCCTTCTGGGCCACTGCGAAGCGGTTGTCCGCCCCCGGCCCGGGCCCGGTCATCCAGGTGGGGACGGCCGAAAGCGATTGCCGGTCCACGGATGACCTTCAGGGGTCTGGACCGAACAAGGTCCGGGAACGCGACTCGCCGGATTCAGCCAAGGGGCGATCACTCGGAGACCGGCACAACCGACAAGAGATTCGGTCTGGACAAAAATAGTTGTCGGTGAGAGCGTGGAGCCATGTTGGACGTGACCGTGATCGAGGACTCGGCGGCTGCCGCCGTCTCGCTGGACCCCATGCGTTCCCGGCTGCTCGCCGAGCTCGCCACCGGGCCCGCTTCGGCGGCCATGCTCGCCGGCCGGGTCGGGCTGCCCCGCCAGAAGGTGAACTACCACCTCAAGGCCCTGGAGCGGCACGGCCTGGTCGAGCTGGCCGGCGAGCGGAGAAAGGGGAATGTCACCGAGCGGCTGATGCGGGCCACCGCCGCCTCGTATGTGATCTCCCCGCTCGCCCTGGCCGCGGTGCAGCCCGACCCGGCCCGCTTCCGTGACCAGCTCTCGGCGCGCTGGATGCTCGCCGTCGCAGCGCGTCTCGTACGGGATGTCGGCACCCTGATCACGGGAGCCACGAAGGCCCGTAAGCGGCTCGCGACCTATGCGCTCGACGGCGAGGTGCGCTTCGCCTCCGCCGCCGACCGGGCCGCGTTCGTCGAGGAGCTGACACAGGGCGTCGGTGCGCTGATCGCCAAGTACCACGACGAGAGCGCCGAGGGCGGCCGCGACCACCGCATCGTCGTCGCGCTCCACCCCACGGTCAAACCGGACCCCCACGCCACCAGGGCCATCGAGGAGCCGTCATGAGGAGGCTCGTCGCCGCCGACCACCCGACCGCCCGCGGGGCCCATCACTACTTCCATGCGCCCAGGAGCGCCTGAGTACCAGGAGTCATCATGTCCAAGGAGTTCGAGATCGTCCGCGAATTCGAGGTCGACGCCAGTCCCGAGGAGGTGTGGGACGCGATCACCACCGGCACGGCCGGCTGGCTGTGGCCCATGGAGTACGAGCCGAGGGAGGGCGGCGCCGCGCCCTTCGGCGGCACGGTCGCCGCATGGGACCCGCCGCGGCGTCTGACCGGCCGCACCGAGGACGCGGAGGGCGTCTCCCAGCAGACCTTCAACCAGCTCGACCACCTCATCGAGCCGCGCGAGGGCGGCGGCTCCTGGGTGCGCTATGTGCACAGCGGCATCCTGGTCGAGGACTGGGACAACCAGTACGACGGTGCCAACAAGCACACCGACTTCTATCTGCACACCCTGCGGCAGTACCTCACGTACTTCACCGGCCGCGCCGCCACCTTCGCGACTCTCGACGCGCCCGGCGCCTCCAATGCCCCTGACGGGCTCGAGGTCGTCAGCCGGGGGCTCGGACTGGCGGACGACGCGAAGGAGGGTACGACCGTACGGGTCGAGGTGCCCGGCACCGGTCCCGTCGACGCGGTCCTCGACTACCGCAACGCGTACTTCGTCGGTCTGCGCACCGACGAGGCGATGTACCGCGTCTTCGGCCGTAACCATTTCGGTGCGCCGGTCGGAGTCAGCGTGCACGACTTCGCGGGCGGGGCCGACGCCCGGAAGACCGAGGACGCCTGGCGGACCTGGCTCACCGGCCTCTTCGCGTAGGCGGGGGGAGAAGGGGCCCGGCCGGGTAAGCACCCCACCCGGGCCGGGCCCCTCGCCATGCCGCGAGCCATGCCGTGAACCGGGCTCTTCCCCGTGTCCCGTCCCGGTGCGGGTTCCGGCATTTTGTCCGCGCCCCATCACTGCGTAAAGTTGCGCTTTTGGAACGTGGCGTGGGACTACGTCGTACGAGTGATCGAGGAACGGCACAAGCGATGACGGTGACAGAGGACAGCCCGGTGTACGGCCGGGGCATCGACCCGGAGCGGTTGGCCGTCTGCCTGAGCGTGCTCGACGAGCTCGACAAGCTGGACGTCGACCACCCCCACGCGATCGCGGTACGGCGCGCCACCGCCGGTATCTACCGGACCGTGAAGCAGCGCCGCCGCCAGGAGCGCCGCGCCGCCAAGACCGCCCACGACAAGTCGGTCACCGAGGCCACCGCGACCGGCTCCGCCGAGCGGATCGACGACGAGACCGAGGGGCTGCTGCCCTCCTCGTCGGTCACCGGCGAGATCGCGGGCATACTCCAGCGCCCCCGGTCCTGCTATATCTGCAAGACCCGCTATGTCGAGGTCGACGCCTTCTACCACCAGCTGTGCCAGAAGTGCGCGGCCGAGAACCGCGCCCGCCGCGATGCCCGCACCGACCTCACCGGCAAGCGCGCCCTCCTCACCGGCGGCCGGGCCAAGATCGGCATGTACATCGCGCTGCGGCTGCTGCGTGACGGCGCCCACACCACCATCACCACCCGCTTCCCCAGCGACGCGATCCGCCGCTTCAAGGCGATGTCGGACAGCGACGACTGGATCCACCGCCTCAAGATCGTCGGCATCGATCTGCGCGACCCGGCACAGGTCGTCGCGCTCGCCGACTCGGTGGCCGCCGAGGGCCCGCTCGACATCCTGATCAACAACGCCGCGCAGACGGTACGCCGCTCCCCGCAGGCCTACAGCGAACTCCTCGCCGCCGAGTCCGCGCCGCTGCCCGCGGGCGAGCTGCCCAGCTCCCATGTGATCGGCGCGTTCGGCAGCGGCGCCCAGGCCGCGCTGCCCGTCGGCGGCGGCGAGGGCCTGAGCGCACAGGACGTCACCGATCTCGCGCTGGTCACCGGCTCCGCCTCGCTCGCCCGGATCGAGGCGGGCACCGCCATCGACGCCGGCGGCCTGGTCCCCGACCTGCACGACACCAACAGCTGGGTCCAGACGGTCTCCGAGGTCGGCCCGGTCGAGCTGCTCGAGGTCCAGCTCTGCAACTCCACCGCCCCGTTCATCCTGATCAGCCGGCTCCGCCCGGCGATGGCCGCCGCCGTCGGCAAGCGCACCTACGTGGTGAACGTCTCCGCCATGGAGGGCGTCTTCAGCCGCGGCTACAAGGGCGCGGGCCACCCGCACACCAACATGGCCAAGGCCGCGCTGAACATGCTCACCCGCACCAGCGCCCAGGAGATGTTCGAGTCCGACGGCATCCTGATGACCGCGGTCGACACCGGCTGGATCACCGACGAGCGCCCGCACCCCGACAAGATGCGCCTCGCCGACGAGGGCTTCCACGCCCCGCTCGACCTGATCGACGGCGCCGCCCGCGTCTATGACCCGATCGTGCGCGGCGAGGACGGCGACGACCTCTACGGCGTCTTCCTCAAGGACTACGCTCCGGCGAACTGGTAGCCCGCAGCTGCTCGTGGACGGCGTACGAGCCGGTGCCCGCAGCCGCGCGCACCCTCGTACCGCCGTCCACGAGCAGATCGGCCCCGGTCACCCATTCGGCCGCGTCGGAGACCAGCCACAGCACCGCCCGTGCCACATCGGCCGGCTCACCCATACGGCCCAGCGGCAGACCGTCGGCGATCCGCTGCTCGGCGCCCTCTCAGACGAAGGGCGCCATCTCGGTGCGGACAAGCCCAGGTGAGACCGCGTTCACCCGTACGCCCGGGGCCAGTTCGCCGGCGAGCTGACGTGTGAGGTGTCCCAGTGCCGCCTTGCTCGTGCCGTACGCGCCGACCCGCGGCCCCACCCCGTGAGTGCCCTCGGTGCAGATGTTGACCACCGTGCCGCCGTGTTCGCGCATCCAGGCCCGCCAGGCGAGCTGCACCAGCC
The Streptomyces lunaelactis genome window above contains:
- a CDS encoding ArsR/SmtB family transcription factor, with product MLDVTVIEDSAAAAVSLDPMRSRLLAELATGPASAAMLAGRVGLPRQKVNYHLKALERHGLVELAGERRKGNVTERLMRATAASYVISPLALAAVQPDPARFRDQLSARWMLAVAARLVRDVGTLITGATKARKRLATYALDGEVRFASAADRAAFVEELTQGVGALIAKYHDESAEGGRDHRIVVALHPTVKPDPHATRAIEEPS
- a CDS encoding SRPBCC family protein, with the translated sequence MSKEFEIVREFEVDASPEEVWDAITTGTAGWLWPMEYEPREGGAAPFGGTVAAWDPPRRLTGRTEDAEGVSQQTFNQLDHLIEPREGGGSWVRYVHSGILVEDWDNQYDGANKHTDFYLHTLRQYLTYFTGRAATFATLDAPGASNAPDGLEVVSRGLGLADDAKEGTTVRVEVPGTGPVDAVLDYRNAYFVGLRTDEAMYRVFGRNHFGAPVGVSVHDFAGGADARKTEDAWRTWLTGLFA
- a CDS encoding SDR family NAD(P)-dependent oxidoreductase; its protein translation is MTVTEDSPVYGRGIDPERLAVCLSVLDELDKLDVDHPHAIAVRRATAGIYRTVKQRRRQERRAAKTAHDKSVTEATATGSAERIDDETEGLLPSSSVTGEIAGILQRPRSCYICKTRYVEVDAFYHQLCQKCAAENRARRDARTDLTGKRALLTGGRAKIGMYIALRLLRDGAHTTITTRFPSDAIRRFKAMSDSDDWIHRLKIVGIDLRDPAQVVALADSVAAEGPLDILINNAAQTVRRSPQAYSELLAAESAPLPAGELPSSHVIGAFGSGAQAALPVGGGEGLSAQDVTDLALVTGSASLARIEAGTAIDAGGLVPDLHDTNSWVQTVSEVGPVELLEVQLCNSTAPFILISRLRPAMAAAVGKRTYVVNVSAMEGVFSRGYKGAGHPHTNMAKAALNMLTRTSAQEMFESDGILMTAVDTGWITDERPHPDKMRLADEGFHAPLDLIDGAARVYDPIVRGEDGDDLYGVFLKDYAPANW